One genomic window of Solanum dulcamara chromosome 12, daSolDulc1.2, whole genome shotgun sequence includes the following:
- the LOC129875767 gene encoding uncharacterized protein LOC129875767 encodes MAECFNAWILAARHKTIITMLEEIRVKMIKKIGQMREFCNSCISNISPMAMKVLQENTTKFMKYKIEWNSDTGYEVLHGEYKHIVDVNGQTCSCRAWMLKGIPFLHAIAAFHHRKLEPIDYISNWYNREAYMKTYNHFIQPLLNMKMWPESQNISVIPPHIRKMPERPSKARRK; translated from the coding sequence ATGGCTGAATGTTTCAATGCATGGATATTAGCAGCAAGGCACAAGACTATAATTACCATGCTCGAAGAAATTAGGgtgaaaatgataaaaaaaatagggCAGATGAGAGAGTTTTGCAATAGTTGCATCAGTAACATTTCTCCAATGGCAATGAAAGTTCTACAAGAGAACACTACTAAGTTTATGAAATACAAAATTGAATGGAATTCAGACACAGGGTATGAGGTGCTTCACGGAGAATACAAACATATTGTGGATGTTAATGGACAAACCTGTAGCTGCAGAGCATGGATGTTGAAAGGCATACCATTTCTTCATGCAATAGCTGCTTTTCACCATAGAAAATTGGAGCCAATTGACTACATTTCCAATTGGTATAACAGAGAAGCTTACATGAAGACATACAACCACTTCATTCAGCCACTTCTGAATATGAAAATGTGGCCAGAATCACAAAACATCTCTGTTATACCACCTCATATTAGGAAGATGCCAGAAAGGCCTAGTAAGGCTAGGAGGAAATAG